Proteins co-encoded in one Cytophaga hutchinsonii ATCC 33406 genomic window:
- a CDS encoding TlpA family protein disulfide reductase, with protein sequence MNSIKTPLLFLLIAFSSIFQSFSAGKPLGYEIKATIKGVKQADTVYLARYYADKRFYQDTAIADAKGFVSFSDTTHLKEGMYFLLLPGQKVFDFILNPSTLSFSIDTTNLIKSAHFKNSPDNTAFYDYQRFFMNQKTKADSINNLMKSAAATQKTVLTKQLSDIDSTMLAYIQNFLKTNPNSLFTAILKTTKDVDVPPAPKKADGSIDSSWQFHYYKKHYFDNVNFSDDRLIRTPVLVNKVDGYFKNLVVQRPDSIIKEIDMIISKCNPKGDLFEYYVREYTYKYETSQVMGMDAVFVHLGKEYYMKGKCFWATPETVKKIKERVDLLDPLLLGKKAPNLYMTDTTGTYRYLYDVQAKYTILFFWDSQCGHCQQETPKLYDWWLKNRAKGIQVYAANIERKDEEWLKFIRSKKIGGWLNVRDSKNHTDFKITYDIYATPVLYVLDKNKVIIAKRIGYENLDDFLVQYEKSLKTK encoded by the coding sequence ATGAATTCGATTAAAACACCTTTGCTATTCTTATTGATTGCATTTTCAAGCATCTTTCAGTCCTTTAGCGCTGGCAAACCCCTAGGTTATGAAATCAAGGCAACGATTAAAGGCGTTAAACAAGCTGATACGGTATATCTCGCACGCTATTATGCCGACAAGCGTTTTTACCAGGATACGGCTATTGCTGATGCAAAAGGGTTTGTTTCATTTTCAGATACAACACACCTGAAAGAAGGGATGTATTTCCTTTTGTTGCCCGGACAGAAGGTTTTCGATTTTATTTTAAATCCGTCAACGCTATCTTTTTCTATTGACACAACGAATCTGATAAAGTCTGCGCATTTCAAAAATTCTCCGGACAATACAGCATTTTATGATTATCAGCGTTTTTTTATGAATCAAAAAACAAAAGCTGATTCTATAAATAATTTAATGAAGTCTGCTGCTGCAACGCAAAAAACTGTACTCACAAAGCAATTGTCTGATATAGATTCTACTATGCTTGCATATATACAGAATTTTCTGAAAACGAATCCGAATAGCTTGTTCACAGCCATTTTGAAAACGACAAAAGATGTCGATGTCCCACCTGCTCCCAAAAAAGCTGATGGCTCCATTGATTCAAGCTGGCAATTTCATTATTATAAAAAACATTATTTTGACAATGTAAATTTTAGCGACGACCGCTTGATCCGTACACCGGTACTTGTAAATAAGGTTGATGGCTATTTTAAAAATCTTGTTGTTCAACGTCCTGATTCAATTATTAAAGAAATTGATATGATCATAAGCAAGTGTAACCCAAAAGGGGACTTGTTTGAATATTATGTACGTGAGTATACCTATAAATATGAGACCTCTCAGGTAATGGGCATGGATGCTGTATTTGTACACCTGGGGAAAGAATACTATATGAAAGGCAAGTGTTTTTGGGCGACTCCGGAAACAGTAAAGAAAATTAAAGAACGTGTTGATTTATTAGATCCGTTATTGCTTGGCAAGAAAGCTCCCAATCTTTACATGACCGATACTACGGGCACGTACCGTTACCTGTATGATGTACAGGCAAAGTATACCATCCTATTCTTTTGGGATTCTCAATGCGGACACTGTCAGCAGGAAACGCCAAAACTTTACGACTGGTGGTTAAAGAACCGTGCAAAAGGCATTCAGGTATATGCTGCAAACATTGAACGCAAAGACGAAGAATGGTTGAAATTTATCCGTTCAAAAAAAATCGGAGGGTGGTTAAACGTGCGTGACTCTAAAAACCACACAGACTTTAAGATCACGTATGATATCTATGCAACACCTGTATTATATGTATTGGACAAAAATAAAGTGATTATTGCTAAACGTATCGGTTATGAAAACCTAGACGATTTTTTAGTTCAATATGAAAAAAGCTTAAAAACGAAATAA
- a CDS encoding DUF1802 family protein gives MALAFKEWACIVDALGKGKQSIILRKGGIHEEGSGDFELKGKQFILFPTLFHQATEMIKPEWRPFLSDTRFHTIPDKVDIKYYVQVADVQVITDWEMVKRLHPFHAWKEEVIKERFERWGNSIHLLIVQVFEFGASFQLDLLPEYGGCKSWLEIDKSVDFIGRPVVNKSII, from the coding sequence ATGGCTTTAGCATTTAAAGAGTGGGCCTGCATTGTAGATGCACTAGGCAAAGGAAAGCAAAGCATTATTCTTCGTAAAGGAGGTATACATGAAGAAGGCTCCGGCGATTTTGAATTGAAAGGAAAACAGTTCATTCTCTTCCCTACTCTTTTTCATCAGGCAACAGAAATGATCAAGCCTGAATGGCGTCCATTCTTAAGCGATACACGATTTCATACAATACCTGATAAGGTAGACATAAAATATTATGTACAGGTTGCCGATGTACAGGTAATCACCGATTGGGAAATGGTTAAAAGACTGCATCCCTTTCATGCATGGAAGGAAGAAGTTATTAAAGAACGGTTCGAACGCTGGGGCAACAGCATACATTTATTGATAGTACAGGTGTTTGAGTTCGGCGCATCTTTCCAGCTTGACCTGCTTCCTGAATACGGTGGCTGCAAATCCTGGTTAGAGATTGATAAGTCTGTTGATTTTATTGGACGGCCGGTCGTAAATAAAAGTATTATTTGA